One part of the Flavobacterium johnsoniae UW101 genome encodes these proteins:
- a CDS encoding sialidase family protein, which translates to MKITKLAFVLFGLFLLGSCKSALEKKTWKEGILVDEFIYDKAPYPSCHAVTIVEATNGDLVASWFGGTHERHPDVCIYVAIKPKGSDKWGEGVKVADGVMKEGPRLPTWNPVLYQIPGGDLMLFYKIGPKPSEWWGVIRTSSDGGKTWSEAQKMPDGFLGPIKNKPVLLSNGTLLCPSSIEGDGWRLRMESTPDFGKTWVMGDTLPRGKQKINAIQPSILFHKDGSIQAIGRTRNRAIFSTFSKDNGKTWSDVELIGLPNNNSGTDAVTLRDGRHLLVYNHVLPPGKEAKGPRTPLNVSVSKDGIHWNAALVLEDSKISQYSYPSMIQSSDGMVHIVYTWRREKLKYVKVDPSKLVALPIKNGIWPGEEGKVVTAVKAEEE; encoded by the coding sequence ATGAAGATAACAAAATTAGCATTTGTCTTGTTTGGACTTTTCCTTTTAGGAAGTTGTAAATCGGCTTTAGAGAAAAAGACTTGGAAAGAAGGAATTTTAGTAGATGAATTTATTTATGATAAAGCACCTTATCCGTCTTGCCACGCCGTTACAATTGTCGAAGCTACAAATGGTGATTTAGTTGCCTCATGGTTTGGTGGAACTCACGAGAGACATCCAGATGTTTGCATTTATGTGGCCATTAAACCAAAAGGAAGTGATAAATGGGGAGAAGGTGTAAAAGTTGCCGATGGTGTGATGAAAGAAGGGCCGAGATTACCAACTTGGAACCCAGTTTTATATCAAATTCCGGGAGGCGATTTAATGTTATTCTACAAAATAGGTCCAAAACCATCGGAATGGTGGGGTGTTATCAGAACTTCATCTGATGGCGGAAAAACTTGGTCCGAGGCTCAGAAAATGCCAGACGGTTTCTTAGGCCCAATCAAAAACAAACCAGTTTTATTAAGCAACGGAACTTTATTATGTCCGTCAAGCATTGAAGGCGACGGCTGGAGACTTCGTATGGAATCTACTCCAGATTTCGGAAAGACTTGGGTAATGGGCGATACGCTTCCAAGAGGAAAACAAAAAATCAATGCGATTCAACCAAGTATTTTATTCCATAAAGACGGAAGTATTCAGGCTATTGGAAGAACTAGAAACAGAGCTATTTTCAGCACATTCTCAAAAGATAACGGAAAAACTTGGTCGGATGTAGAGTTAATCGGACTTCCAAATAACAATTCAGGAACTGATGCTGTAACGTTAAGAGATGGTAGACATTTATTAGTTTACAATCACGTTCTTCCTCCAGGAAAAGAAGCAAAAGGGCCAAGAACGCCTTTGAATGTTTCGGTTTCTAAAGACGGAATTCATTGGAACGCTGCTTTAGTTTTAGAAGATTCAAAAATCAGCCAATATTCTTATCCTTCAATGATTCAAAGTTCAGACGGAATGGTGCATATTGTATATACTTGGAGAAGAGAAAAACTGAAATATGTAAAAGTTGATCCAAGTAAATTAGTGGCGCTTCCAATTAAAAACGGAATCTGGCCAGGCGAAGAAGGAAAAGTAGTTACAGCGGTAAAAGCCGAAGAAGAGTAA